Proteins from one Enterobacter bugandensis genomic window:
- the cysJ gene encoding NADPH-dependent assimilatory sulfite reductase flavoprotein subunit, translated as MTTQAPPSNLLPLNPEQLARLQAATSDFSPTQLAWVSGYFWGMLNQQPGAVAGAPATAVEIPVITLISASQTGNARRVAEALRDDLLAAKLNVNLVNAGDYKFKQIASEKLLVMVASTQGEGEPAEEAVALHKFLFSKKAPKLNGTAFAVFGLGDTSYEFFCQSGKDFDSKLAELGAERLLDRVDADVEYQTAAAEWRARIVEVLKARVPKETPAQAAVTAAGTVNEIHTSPYTKESPLTASLSVNQKITGRDSEKDVRHIEIDLGDSGLRYQPGDALGVWYQNDPALVKELVELLWLKGDEPVTVDGKTQPLSEALQWHFELTVNTPNIVENYATLTRSESLLPLVGDKAKLQHYAATTPIVDMVRFSPAQLDADALIGLLRPLTPRLYSIASSQAEVESEVHVTVGVVRYDIEGRARAGGASSFLADRVEEEGEVRVFIEHNDNFRLPANPETPVIMIGPGTGIAPFRAFMQQRAADDAPGKNWLFFGNPHFTEDFLYQVEWQRYVKEGVLTRIDLAWSRDQKEKVYVQDKLREQGAELWRWINDGAHIYVCGDANRMAKDVEQALLEVIAEFGGMDAEAADEFLSELRVERRYQRDVY; from the coding sequence ATGACAACACAGGCCCCACCTTCAAATTTGCTTCCCCTTAACCCGGAGCAACTGGCGCGCCTTCAGGCTGCCACCTCTGATTTTTCTCCCACTCAGCTTGCCTGGGTCTCCGGTTATTTCTGGGGAATGCTCAACCAGCAGCCTGGCGCGGTGGCTGGCGCACCGGCAACGGCCGTGGAAATTCCTGTTATTACGCTGATTAGCGCCTCGCAGACGGGCAACGCCCGCCGCGTGGCCGAAGCGCTGCGTGATGATCTGCTGGCCGCCAAACTGAACGTGAACCTGGTCAACGCCGGGGATTATAAATTCAAACAAATCGCGTCAGAAAAACTGCTGGTGATGGTCGCCTCGACCCAGGGTGAAGGTGAACCCGCTGAAGAAGCGGTGGCGCTGCATAAGTTCCTGTTCTCGAAAAAAGCGCCGAAGCTGAACGGCACGGCGTTTGCCGTCTTTGGCCTGGGCGATACCTCCTATGAATTCTTCTGCCAGTCCGGTAAAGACTTCGACAGCAAGCTGGCGGAGCTGGGCGCGGAGCGCCTGCTGGACCGCGTGGACGCGGATGTGGAATACCAGACTGCCGCCGCTGAATGGCGTGCGCGCATCGTTGAGGTGTTGAAAGCCCGCGTCCCGAAAGAGACGCCAGCGCAGGCCGCGGTGACCGCTGCGGGCACCGTCAATGAGATCCACACCAGCCCGTACACCAAAGAGTCGCCGCTGACGGCGAGCCTGTCGGTGAACCAGAAAATTACGGGCCGCGACTCGGAAAAAGACGTGCGCCATATTGAAATCGATCTTGGCGACTCCGGCCTGCGCTATCAGCCTGGCGATGCGCTGGGCGTCTGGTATCAGAACGATCCGGCGCTGGTGAAAGAGCTGGTGGAACTGCTGTGGCTGAAGGGTGACGAGCCCGTCACCGTTGACGGCAAAACCCAGCCACTTTCAGAGGCGCTGCAGTGGCATTTCGAGCTGACGGTGAACACTCCGAATATCGTCGAGAATTATGCCACCCTAACGCGCAGCGAATCCCTGCTGCCGCTGGTGGGCGACAAAGCGAAGCTGCAGCATTACGCCGCGACGACGCCGATTGTCGATATGGTGCGTTTCTCGCCGGCACAGCTGGATGCCGATGCGCTGATCGGTCTGCTGCGTCCGCTGACCCCACGCCTGTACTCTATCGCCTCTTCCCAGGCGGAAGTGGAAAGCGAAGTTCACGTTACCGTCGGCGTGGTGCGCTACGACATCGAAGGCCGCGCCCGCGCGGGTGGGGCATCAAGCTTCCTGGCGGACCGCGTGGAAGAAGAGGGCGAGGTGCGCGTCTTTATCGAGCACAACGACAACTTCCGCCTGCCGGCGAACCCGGAGACCCCGGTGATCATGATTGGCCCGGGCACCGGCATCGCGCCGTTCCGCGCCTTTATGCAGCAGCGTGCCGCGGACGACGCGCCGGGTAAAAACTGGCTGTTCTTCGGCAACCCGCACTTTACCGAAGATTTCCTCTACCAGGTTGAGTGGCAGCGCTACGTCAAAGAGGGCGTACTGACCCGCATCGATCTGGCCTGGTCCCGCGATCAGAAAGAAAAAGTATACGTACAAGACAAACTGCGCGAACAGGGCGCAGAGCTGTGGCGCTGGATCAATGACGGTGCCCACATTTATGTCTGCGGCGACGCCAATCGCATGGCGAAAGACGTTGAGCAGGCACTGCTGGAAGTGATTGCCGAATTCGGCGGTATGGATGCCGAAGCGGCGGATGAATTTTTAAGTGAGCTGCGCGTTGAGCGCCGTTATCAGCGAGATGTCTACTAA
- the queE gene encoding 7-carboxy-7-deazaguanine synthase QueE — MQYPINEMFQTLQGEGYFTGVPAIFIRLQGCPVGCAWCDTKHTWDKLADREVSLFSILAKTKESDKWGAGSAEDLLAIIGRQGWTARHVVITGGEPCIHDLTPLTELLEKNGYSCQIETSGTHEVRCSHTTWVTVSPKVNMRGGYDVLSQALERADEIKHPVGRVRDIEALDELLATLTDEKQRVIALQPISQKEDATRLCIETCIARNWRLSMQTHKYLNIA; from the coding sequence ATGCAGTACCCGATTAACGAGATGTTCCAGACCCTGCAAGGCGAGGGTTACTTTACCGGCGTTCCCGCTATCTTTATTCGTTTACAGGGATGCCCGGTTGGCTGTGCCTGGTGTGATACCAAACATACGTGGGATAAGCTCGCAGATCGGGAAGTGTCGCTGTTTAGCATTCTGGCGAAAACCAAAGAGAGTGATAAGTGGGGCGCGGGCAGTGCAGAAGACCTGCTGGCCATAATTGGTCGCCAGGGCTGGACGGCTCGCCACGTCGTCATCACCGGCGGCGAACCCTGCATTCACGATCTGACGCCGCTGACCGAGCTGCTCGAAAAGAACGGCTACAGCTGCCAGATTGAGACCAGCGGCACCCATGAAGTGCGCTGCTCGCACACCACCTGGGTGACGGTATCGCCAAAAGTGAATATGCGTGGCGGGTATGACGTGCTGTCTCAGGCGCTGGAGCGCGCGGATGAAATTAAGCATCCGGTAGGACGCGTACGTGATATCGAAGCGCTGGATGAACTGCTGGCGACGCTGACGGATGAGAAGCAGCGGGTAATCGCCCTGCAGCCGATCAGCCAGAAAGAGGATGCGACGCGCCTGTGCATTGAAACCTGCATTGCGCGCAACTGGCGCCTGTCGATGCAGACGCACAAGTATCTGAATATTGCCTAG
- a CDS encoding N-acetylmannosamine-6-phosphate 2-epimerase, with translation MKNVLDNLKGKLVVSCQALENEPLHSPFIMSRMALAAAQGGAFAIRANSVVDIEAIKQQVSLPVIGIIKRDYPGSEVFITATMKEVDELMAVSPEIIALDATARERPGGESLETLVTAIRSRYPSVLLMADISTVDEAVTAHTLGFDCVGTTLYGYTAETAGHTLPENDCAFLKAVLAAVTVPVVAEGNVDTPERAARCLALGAHTVVVGGAITRPQQITARFMAAISAQSTDGA, from the coding sequence ATGAAAAATGTACTGGATAACCTGAAGGGAAAACTGGTCGTCTCCTGTCAGGCGCTGGAAAACGAACCGCTGCACAGCCCGTTTATCATGTCGCGAATGGCGCTGGCGGCGGCACAGGGTGGAGCCTTCGCCATTCGCGCCAACAGCGTGGTGGATATCGAGGCCATTAAGCAGCAGGTGTCTTTACCGGTTATCGGCATCATCAAACGGGACTATCCAGGGAGCGAAGTATTTATCACCGCTACGATGAAAGAGGTGGATGAGCTCATGGCCGTCTCTCCGGAAATCATTGCCCTTGATGCGACGGCGCGGGAACGTCCTGGCGGTGAATCCCTGGAAACACTGGTCACGGCCATCCGCTCACGTTACCCCTCGGTACTGCTGATGGCAGATATTTCCACCGTAGACGAAGCCGTGACGGCGCATACGCTTGGCTTTGACTGCGTCGGTACCACGCTGTACGGCTATACGGCGGAAACGGCAGGCCATACGCTTCCGGAGAATGACTGTGCGTTCCTGAAAGCGGTGCTGGCGGCCGTGACGGTCCCCGTGGTTGCCGAAGGCAACGTGGATACGCCCGAGCGCGCTGCCCGGTGTCTGGCGCTGGGCGCGCATACGGTCGTTGTCGGCGGGGCGATCACCCGCCCACAGCAAATTACCGCGCGCTTTATGGCGGCGATTAGCGCGCAAAGCACCGATGGAGCATGA
- the queD gene encoding 6-carboxytetrahydropterin synthase QueD, whose translation MSTTLFKDFTFEAAHHLPHVPAGHKCGRLHGHSFMVRLEITGEVDPYTGWIMDFAELKAAFKPTYDRLDHYYLNDIPGLENPTSEVLAKWIWDQMKPLVPLLSAVMIKETCTAGCVYRGE comes from the coding sequence ATGTCCACCACACTGTTTAAAGATTTCACCTTCGAAGCCGCCCACCACCTTCCGCACGTTCCTGCAGGACATAAATGCGGCCGCCTGCACGGGCATTCGTTTATGGTGCGTCTTGAGATCACCGGTGAAGTTGATCCGTATACCGGTTGGATCATGGACTTTGCCGAGCTGAAGGCCGCGTTTAAGCCGACCTACGATCGTCTGGATCACTACTATCTCAACGATATTCCGGGTCTGGAAAACCCGACCAGCGAAGTGCTGGCAAAATGGATCTGGGATCAGATGAAGCCGCTGGTACCGCTGCTGAGCGCGGTGATGATCAAAGAAACCTGCACGGCAGGCTGCGTGTATCGCGGAGAGTAA
- a CDS encoding PTS transporter subunit EIIC: protein MMQIFSGASSGGWFEKAQRFGKSFMLPIAVLPAAGLLLGIGGALSNPNTLAAYPFLDVSWLQAIFTIMSSAGSIVFANLSVLFAVGVAVGLAKNDKGTAGLAALLAFLVMNATINALLILTGKLAHENPGAVGQGMTLGIQTLETGVFGGVVIGLVTCVLHHRFNKIALPQFLGFFGGSRFVPIISSLAAILVGAIMTVVWPHFQKLIFGLGGLVDATGYLGTLLYGFILRMLGPFGLHHIFYLPFWTTALGGSEIVNGHLVEGTQRIFFAQLADPNTQHFYEGTSRFMSGRFITMMFGLLGACLAMYHTAKPENKKRVAGLLLSAALTSFLTGITEPIEFSFLFIAPVLYVIHALFDGLAFMLAHMLHITIGQTFSGGFIDFVLFGILQGEAKTNWMFVPLVGVPWFFLYYFTFRYLINRFDFATPGREKEAMVDDVSLPQSERAAAVIAGLGGKDNLEEVDCCATRLRVTVKDGSKVNDAALKATGARGVIVRGNGVQVIYGPHVTIIKNEVEEILS, encoded by the coding sequence AATACGCTGGCGGCCTATCCGTTTTTAGATGTGAGCTGGCTGCAGGCCATTTTCACCATCATGAGCAGTGCGGGTTCGATTGTGTTTGCGAACCTCTCGGTGCTGTTTGCGGTTGGGGTGGCCGTCGGGCTGGCAAAAAACGATAAGGGCACGGCGGGGCTGGCAGCGCTACTCGCGTTTCTGGTGATGAATGCCACCATCAACGCGCTGCTGATCCTCACCGGCAAACTGGCGCACGAGAACCCGGGCGCTGTAGGGCAGGGCATGACGCTGGGTATTCAGACGCTGGAAACCGGGGTGTTTGGCGGCGTGGTGATTGGTCTCGTGACCTGCGTGCTGCATCATCGGTTTAACAAGATAGCGCTTCCGCAGTTCCTGGGCTTTTTTGGTGGCTCGCGCTTTGTCCCGATTATCAGCTCGCTGGCGGCAATACTCGTTGGCGCGATCATGACCGTGGTCTGGCCGCATTTCCAGAAGCTTATTTTTGGTCTGGGCGGGCTGGTGGATGCCACCGGTTATCTTGGCACGCTGCTGTACGGCTTTATTTTGCGCATGCTTGGCCCGTTTGGTCTGCACCACATCTTCTATCTGCCGTTCTGGACCACCGCGCTCGGCGGCAGCGAGATCGTCAACGGCCACCTGGTTGAGGGCACGCAGCGGATCTTCTTCGCTCAGCTCGCCGACCCGAACACGCAGCATTTCTATGAAGGCACGTCACGCTTCATGTCCGGGCGCTTTATCACGATGATGTTTGGCCTGCTTGGTGCCTGCCTGGCGATGTATCACACGGCGAAACCGGAGAACAAAAAGCGCGTTGCCGGGCTGCTGCTCTCCGCGGCGTTAACCTCATTCCTGACGGGAATTACCGAGCCCATCGAGTTCTCCTTCCTGTTCATTGCCCCGGTGCTCTACGTCATTCACGCGCTGTTTGACGGGCTGGCGTTTATGCTCGCGCACATGCTGCACATCACCATCGGGCAGACCTTCTCCGGCGGTTTTATTGACTTCGTGCTGTTCGGCATATTGCAGGGGGAGGCCAAAACCAACTGGATGTTCGTTCCGCTGGTCGGCGTGCCGTGGTTCTTCCTCTACTACTTCACCTTCCGCTACCTGATTAACCGCTTTGATTTCGCCACGCCGGGCCGTGAAAAGGAGGCGATGGTTGATGACGTCAGCCTGCCGCAAAGCGAGCGCGCTGCGGCGGTGATCGCCGGGTTAGGCGGAAAAGACAATCTGGAAGAGGTGGACTGCTGCGCCACGCGGCTTCGCGTGACGGTCAAAGACGGCAGCAAAGTGAATGACGCGGCGCTGAAAGCCACCGGCGCGCGCGGCGTTATCGTGCGCGGTAACGGTGTACAGGTCATTTATGGCCCGCACGTCACGATTATCAAAAACGAAGTGGAAGAGATCTTATCGTAA